A part of Aegilops tauschii subsp. strangulata cultivar AL8/78 chromosome 2, Aet v6.0, whole genome shotgun sequence genomic DNA contains:
- the LOC109758931 gene encoding nuclear transport factor 2, which translates to MAAPTPPPAAAPAAAPGPTPPAQVVGNAFVQQYYNILHQSPELVFRFYQEASRIGRPATTGADMDTVTTMEAINEKIMSMDIARAEIRGVDAQESLCGGVTVLVTGHLTGKDDVCREFAQSFFLAPQEKGYFVLNDILRYVGQGEADPSLPPPQQQQPAPELDAVVAPAAALANGTVAPVESVPREQEASPQPEPDLSESVPHTNEEEDPKEEVYNPPNDTEVPVVEETPVPEVIDEVPNNVAASIPVSAPPVPHEEAPKKSYASIVKVMKAVLPPNSAVPYRPAPPKPEKQAPAPAPSVAVDAPTFSPNPESSNIQDPEVDALAVYVKNLPLHATPSQLEEEFKRFGTIKHDGIQVRSHKIQGFCYGFIEFEDASSVQSALAASPVTIDDRPCHVEEKRTPGSRGSSRGRFPPGRGGNFRGEGMRGRGSYTGGRGYARGEYNNYRSDFGGRGGGRGGSGRGGDVGYQRVDHSGTGGRGGARAAAK; encoded by the exons ATGGCCGCGCCGAcgcctccgcccgccgccgcccccgccgcggcGCCAGGACCGACGCCGCCGGCGCAAGTG GTCGGCAACGCCTTCGTGCAGCAGTACTACAACATCCTCCACCAGTCCCCGGAGCTCGTCTTCCGCTTCTACCAGGAGGCCAGCCGCATCGGCCGCCCCGCCACCACCGGCGCCGACATGGACACCGTCACCACCATGGAG GCGATTAACGAGAAGATCATGTCCATGGACATCGCGCGGGCGGAGATCAGGGGGGTGGACGCGCAGGAGTCGCTATGTGGCGGTGTGACCGTGCTCGTCACGGGCCACCTCACAGGGAAGGACGACGTCTGCCGCGAGTTCGCGCAGTCCTTCTTCCTCGCGCCGCAGGAGAAGGGTTACTTCGTGCTCAACGACATACTACGTTATGTCGGGCAGGGTGAGGCCGACCCGTCATTGCCGCCacctcagcagcagcagccggCACCGGAGTTGGATGCAGTGGTTGCCCCTGCTGCCGCCCTGGCAAATGGTACTGTTGCCCCCGTGGAGAGTGTGCCTCGCGAGCAGG AGGCTTCGCCGCAGCCAGAGCCGGATCTCTCTGAGTCTGTTCCTCATACCAACGAGGAGGAGGATCCCAAGGAGGAGGTTTACAACCCACCGAATGACACGGAGGTGCCTGTTGTGGAGGAAACACCGGTTCCTGAGGTCATAGATGAAGTGCCAAATAATGTAGCAGCCTCCATACCGGTTTCGGCTCCCCCTGTACCACATGAGGAGGCCCCTAAGAAGTCGTACGCTTCAATT GTCAAAGTCATGAAAGCAGTTCTGCCACCAAATTCCGCAGTTCCTTACAGGCCTGCACCACCAAAACCGGAGAAGCAAGCTCCTGCTCCTGCCCCATCTGTCGCTGTTGATGCTCCAACTTTCAGTCCTAATCCTGAGAGCAGCAACATTCAAGACCCAGAAG TTGATGCGCTTGCGGTGTATGTAAAAAATCTGCCCTTACATGCCACACCTAGCCAATTAGAAGAGGAGTTCAAAAGATTTGGTACTATTAAACACGATGGTATCCAAGTTAGAAGCCACAAG ATTCAAGGGTTCTGCTATGGCTTCATAGAGTTTGAGGATGCCAGCTCAGTTCAAAGTGCACTAGCG GCTTCTCCTGTGACGATTGATGACCGACCATGCCACGTCGAAGAAAAAAGAACTCCTGGTTCACGTG GTAGTAGCAGGGGAAGGTTTCCACCGGGTAGAGGTGGTAATTTCCGAGGTGAAGGCATGAGAGGCCGTGGTAGTTACACTGGAGGGAGAGGCTATGCAAGGGGCGAGTACAACAACTATCGATCTGATTTTGGAGGCAGAGGCGGTGGTAGAGGCGGCTCAGGTCGTGGAGGTGATGTTGGCTACCAGCGGGTTGATCACTCTGGCACCGGCGGGCGTGGTGGTGCCCGGGCAGCTGCAAAGTGA